One genomic window of Bradyrhizobium sp. CCGE-LA001 includes the following:
- a CDS encoding aldehyde dehydrogenase family protein: MSVAYDFAQSPATEFMARPQHLLIDGRRVPASSGRTFKSLNPATGQIIATIAEGGEADVEHAVAAARRAFEGPWRTMRASERGQILLRWAELLKAHADEIIELESIDAGKPISATMRQDFPAAVDTLIYYAGWADKISGDVVPVRDDALTYTVREPVGVVAAIVPWNFPLMIGMWKLAPALACGCTVVMKPAELTSLSALRIAELALEAGLPAGVFNVVTGPGRVVGDALVNHPDVDKVTFTGSPGVGRGIMKGAAGNFKRVSLELGGKSANVIFDDADLEAASKAAASGIFFNAGQVCSAGSRVLVQEKAYDEVVERLAARAKSLRIGDPLDRKTALGPVISEKQMKSILDYVDIGRKEGASLVTGGTRVGERGYFISPAVFAGVAHEMRISQEEIFGPVVSVIKFKDEADALGIANGTAYSLAAGVWSRDIGKLQRFAKRARAGTVWMNTYGYTDVRLPWGGERDSGLGREHGTAAIDNFTEPKTVWMNLAV; encoded by the coding sequence ATGTCTGTTGCATATGACTTCGCGCAGTCGCCGGCGACCGAGTTCATGGCCCGGCCGCAGCATCTGCTCATCGACGGCCGTCGCGTCCCCGCCAGCTCCGGCCGCACCTTCAAATCCCTCAATCCCGCCACCGGACAGATCATCGCCACCATCGCGGAGGGCGGCGAGGCCGACGTCGAGCATGCGGTCGCGGCCGCGCGCCGGGCGTTCGAAGGCCCCTGGCGCACGATGCGAGCGTCCGAGCGCGGCCAGATCCTGCTGCGCTGGGCCGAGCTGCTGAAGGCACATGCCGACGAAATCATCGAGCTCGAATCGATCGATGCGGGCAAGCCGATCTCGGCGACGATGCGCCAGGACTTTCCCGCCGCGGTGGACACTCTGATCTACTACGCCGGCTGGGCCGACAAGATCAGCGGCGACGTCGTGCCGGTGCGCGACGATGCCCTGACCTATACCGTGCGCGAGCCGGTCGGCGTGGTCGCGGCGATCGTGCCGTGGAATTTCCCACTGATGATCGGGATGTGGAAGCTGGCACCGGCGCTGGCCTGCGGCTGCACCGTGGTGATGAAGCCGGCCGAGCTGACCTCGCTGTCGGCACTGCGCATCGCGGAGCTGGCTTTGGAGGCCGGCCTGCCGGCGGGCGTCTTCAACGTCGTCACCGGTCCGGGCCGCGTCGTCGGCGATGCGCTGGTCAATCATCCCGACGTCGACAAGGTCACCTTCACCGGCTCGCCCGGGGTGGGGCGTGGAATCATGAAGGGCGCAGCCGGCAATTTCAAACGCGTCTCGCTCGAGCTCGGCGGCAAGTCGGCCAATGTCATTTTCGACGATGCCGATCTTGAAGCCGCAAGCAAGGCGGCGGCTTCCGGCATCTTCTTCAACGCCGGCCAGGTCTGCTCGGCCGGCTCCCGCGTGCTCGTGCAGGAGAAGGCCTATGACGAGGTCGTCGAGCGGCTCGCAGCACGTGCGAAATCGCTTCGGATCGGCGATCCGCTCGACCGCAAGACCGCGCTCGGCCCTGTGATCTCCGAGAAGCAGATGAAGTCGATCCTTGATTATGTCGACATCGGCCGGAAGGAGGGGGCGAGCCTCGTCACCGGCGGGACGCGCGTCGGGGAGCGCGGCTATTTCATCAGCCCGGCGGTGTTCGCCGGCGTCGCGCACGAGATGCGGATCTCGCAGGAGGAGATCTTCGGGCCAGTCGTCAGCGTCATCAAGTTCAAGGACGAGGCCGACGCGCTTGGGATCGCCAACGGCACGGCCTACAGCCTCGCTGCCGGCGTCTGGAGCCGCGACATCGGCAAGCTGCAGCGTTTTGCCAAGCGGGCGCGCGCGGGCACGGTCTGGATGAACACTTATGGCTATACCGACGTGCGGCTGCCTTGGGGCGGCGAGCGCGACTCCGGCCTCGGCCGCGAGCACGGTACCGCCGCCATCGACAATTTCACCGAGCCCAAAACCGTCTGGATGAACCTGGCCGTCTGA